The following proteins come from a genomic window of Candidatus Francisella endociliophora:
- the carA gene encoding glutamine-hydrolyzing carbamoyl-phosphate synthase small subunit, with product MILANEMTNAILVFPDGTYYLGRSIGVRGWTDGEICFNTSMTGYQETLTDPSYAGQIITFTFPHIGNVGINNEDNESLGVFAKGLIVRENLTSPSNFRSKKHIDTWLKNRNIVGICGVDTRAIVRKVRKEGAVRVAILSVKPGEFLDANYVRSRIKNKSNLSGRDLAISVTTNREYEWDEHTFELGQQTYKHQQDYKYNVVVIDYGVKYNILRNLVDAGFKVTVVPADSTYDDIMKHNPDGVFLSNGPGDPFATIDYTMPVIKKLLEIKMPIFGICLGNQLLALAAGLKTKKMHQGHRGVNQPVLDTDTKKVLITSQNHGFVVCDDVVPDNIEIHMSSLFDGTVEGLRFKDRPAFAVQYHPESSPGPHDCKYLFNEFAEMIAESKKGQ from the coding sequence ATGGCGAAATTTGTTTTAATACTTCCATGACTGGTTACCAAGAAACTTTGACAGATCCATCATATGCTGGTCAAATTATTACATTTACATTTCCGCATATCGGTAATGTTGGTATAAATAACGAAGATAACGAATCACTAGGCGTATTTGCCAAAGGTTTAATCGTAAGAGAGAATCTAACTAGCCCATCAAATTTTAGATCAAAGAAACACATCGATACATGGCTTAAAAATAGAAATATCGTAGGGATATGTGGTGTAGATACTCGTGCAATTGTACGTAAAGTACGTAAAGAAGGCGCTGTAAGGGTTGCAATTCTATCGGTAAAACCAGGTGAATTTCTAGATGCCAACTATGTAAGATCGCGTATCAAGAATAAATCAAACCTAAGTGGTAGAGATCTAGCAATCAGTGTAACTACAAATAGAGAATATGAGTGGGATGAACATACTTTTGAATTAGGTCAGCAAACTTACAAACACCAACAAGACTACAAATACAATGTGGTAGTTATTGATTACGGTGTTAAATACAATATTCTAAGAAATCTTGTAGATGCTGGTTTTAAAGTAACAGTAGTTCCTGCTGATAGTACTTATGACGATATTATGAAGCACAATCCTGATGGTGTGTTTTTGTCAAATGGTCCTGGAGATCCATTTGCTACAATAGATTATACAATGCCTGTTATTAAGAAATTACTAGAAATCAAAATGCCAATCTTTGGTATCTGTCTTGGTAACCAGTTGTTAGCATTAGCAGCAGGCTTAAAAACTAAGAAAATGCACCAAGGTCATCGTGGTGTAAACCAGCCAGTATTAGATACTGATACCAAGAAAGTTCTTATCACAAGCCAAAACCATGGTTTCGTAGTGTGTGATGATGTTGTACCAGATAATATCGAGATTCACATGAGCTCATTATTTGATGGAACTGTCGAAGGCTTAAGATTCAAAGATAGACCAGCTTTTGCAGTACAGTATCACCCAGAGAGTTCGCCAGGTCCTCATGATTGTAAATATTTATTTAATGAATTTGCTGAAATGATAGCAGAAAGCAAAAAAGGTCAATAA